From Parambassis ranga chromosome 9, fParRan2.1, whole genome shotgun sequence, the proteins below share one genomic window:
- the LOC114441183 gene encoding delta-type opioid receptor-like, whose product MALFVNITLLPLCVDFHSPGDYFLFIFHTLAGASTVLVAGSVALGIINTRALMRQNRFIFMLNTSLCDTLTGCSIFYQFLFDVRVTYPSNNVTDYISPSLLGVNMMTFLFAQFDRYFAVCHPFFYARVISIRVTVCANVLCWVYVYGLLLTQLLVPLSLAIKIELYSRTSVQVIIVTKVAMTVRLLIVARHQLLREPPGPDRDNKKESLLIVIVVVVLFMLLWSPALIYKLVSRLTGINVEFKNDATDPVRILSRSNALCTPTLYLWASPSLRAAVWKTVWRKICCCKSPKRLVTD is encoded by the coding sequence ATGGCTCTCTTTGTCAACATAacactccttcctctgtgcGTTGACTTCCACAGTCCAGGGGACtactttctgtttatttttcacaCCCTGGCTGGGGCGAGCACGGTACTGGTGGCAGGTTCTGTTGCGCTGGGAATCATTAATACACGTGCACTGATGAGACAAAATCGATTTATATTTATGCTCAACACGAGCTTATGTGACACACTGACCGGCTGTAGTATCTTCTATCAGTTTCTCTTCGATGTGCGGGTAACATACCCGTCTAACAATGTGACTGATTACATTTCGCCGTCTCTGCTTGGGGTTAACATGATGACGTTTTTATTCGCGCAGTTTGACCGATACTTTGCTGTTTGCCATCCGTTCTTTTACGCACGCGTCATCTCCATAAGAGTCACTGTGTGCGCCAACGTCCTATGCTGGGTGTATGTTTATGGCCTGCTCCTCACACAGCTCCTGGTGCCACTGTCTCTTGCCATAAAAATTGAACTGTACAGCAGAACAAGTGTGCAGGTGATTATTGTCACTAAAGTGGCCATGACGGTCAGGCTGCTCATCGTGGCCCGGCACCAGCTGCTGAGAGAGCCGCCGGGCCCGGACAGAGACAACAAGAAGGAGTCGTTGTTGATCGTAATAGTGGTTGTTGTGCTATTCATGTTGTTGTGGAGCCCGGCTTTAATCTATAAACTTGTGTCTCGACTGACGGGGATAAATGTTGAGTTTAAAAACGACGCCACAGACCCAGTGAGGATTTTATCTCGGAGCAACGCTCTGTGCACTCCGACCCTCTACCTGTGGGCGAGTCCTTCACTGAGGGCGGCCGTGTGGAAAACAGTGTGGCGCAAAATCTGCTGCTGCAAAAGCCCCAAAAGGTTGGTCACAGATTAA
- the LOC114441179 gene encoding mu-type opioid receptor-like has translation MLLSNSTEPLAAGVPLSVNFDSPVDYVIFIFQLFFATTAVLIAGPIVITILATHTLRLQNRFIFMLNTSICDTLVGFSVYYLGLFDVQEGYPSRNGTYGMLPSLLGVNMMTFLFAQFDRYFAVCHPFIYTRFVTRRVVISANVYCWFHVYSQKIVSLFLPVSEAIQLYVFGIVSLQVIVLTKVAMTIKLYIIARYQLQRDPPSAEKENNKESLRIIIFVVISFLLLWCPSFINIVLRFLVGHGWTFRNEATNLFAIMARFNAVCTPAVYLWGSPALRKAVMRTVWHRVCPTCRNR, from the coding sequence ATGCTCCTCTCCAACTCCACAGAGCCTCTAGCTGCAGGAGTGCCTCTCTCTGTGAACTTTGACAGTCCTGTGGATTATGTCATTTTTatatttcagctttttttcGCTACAACTGCAGTGCTGATAGCTGGTCCTATTGTCATCACCATTTTAGCTACGCATACGCTGCGCCTACAGAACAGGTTCATTTTCATGCTGAACACCAGCATCTGTGACACGCTGGTGGGCTTTTCTGTGTATTATCTGGGTCTGTTTGATGTGCAGGAGGGATATCCTTCGAGAAATGGCACATATGGTATGTTGCCTTCTCTTCTCGGGGTaaacatgatgacatttttattcGCACAGTTTGACCGATACTTTGCTGTGTGTCATCCCTTCATCTACACCCGCTTTGTAACCAGGCGGGTTGTTATTTCTGCAAATGTTTACTGTTGGTTTCATGTCTACTCTCAGAAGATTGTTTCACTCTTCTTGCCAGTTTCCGAAGCCATACAGCTGTATGTGTTCGGTATTGTCAGTTTACAAGTCATCGTGCTCACCAAAGTCGCAATGACGATCAAACTGTATATCATCGCCAGGTACCAGCTGCAGAGGGACCCTCCGAGcgcagagaaagaaaacaacaaggaGTCGCTGAGAATCATAATATTCGTTGTCATAAGCTTCTTATTATTGTGGTGCCCCTCTTTCATTAACATCGTCCTCAGATTTCTAGTAGGGCACGGGTGGACATTTAGGAACGAGGCCACCAATCTATTCGCCATCATGGCGCGTTTCAACGCGGTGTGCACACCGGCGGTGTATCTATGGGGGAGTCCGGCACTGAGGAAGGCCGTAATGAGGACAGTCTGGCACAGAGTGTGCCCAACATGCAGGAATAGGTAA
- the LOC114441184 gene encoding G-protein coupled receptor 15-like produces the protein MLLNATIPLSVNFDSPVDFLIFIFHILFATSAVLVAGSVVVAISSTRSLRGQNRFIFMLNTSISDTLTGFSVYYLGLFDVQEGYPSRNGTFYILPSFLGVNVLTFLFAQFDRYFAVCHPFFYNRFITRSVVIVICAFCWIYTYTILTVQNMVPISKAAQINAFGVMTLQIIVLIKVLMTIKLYIIARSHLVREGPSAERDNKKESLRIIVFVVICFLALWCPSFVNIIVRQLTTKGLKFRNEATNLFAIMARLNALVTPAVYIWGSPSLRSAVWRTVWRWVCPRRASGIGLIVDGVKNKS, from the exons ATGCTCCTAAACGCCACGATCCCTCTGTCGGTGAATTTCGACTCTCCTGTGGACtttctcatcttcatcttccacATTTTATTTGCCACAAGTGCTGTGCTTGTAGCTGGTTCGGTGGTCGTCGCGATATCCTCCACCAGATCTCTGCGAGGTCAGAATCGTTTTATATTCATGCTGAACACGAGCATCAGTGACACTCTGACCGGCTTCTCGGTCTACTACCTGGGCCTCTTTGACGTCCAAGAGGGCTACCCCTCAAGAAATGGCACATTCTACATTTTACCATCATTTCTAGGTGTCAATGTGTTAACCTTCCTCTTTGCTCAGTTTGACAGATACTTCGCTGTGTGTCATCCATTCTTTTACAACCGCTTCATAACGAGGTCTGTTGTCATTGTGATTTGTGCATTTTGCTGGATTTACACATACACTATCCTCACAGTGCAGAACATGGTGCCGATCTCAAAAGCGGCTCAGATAAACGCGTTTGGTGTGATGACTCTACAGATCATAGTTCTCATTAAAGTCCTCATGACGATTAAGCTGTACATCATAGCGCGGAGTCACCTGGTGAGAGAGGGGCCCAGTGCTGAGAGGGACAACAAAAAGGAGTCTTTACGCatcattgtgtttgtggttATTTGCTTCTTGGCTCTATGGTGTCCGTCCTTTGTTAATATAATTGTCAGACAGTTGACCACGAAAGGTTTAAAATTTAGGAATGAAGCCACCAACCTGTTCGCAATCATGGCGCGCCTGAACGCACTGGTCACCCCGGCTGTGTACATCTGGGGCAGCCCGTCGCTGCGGAGTGCCGTGTGGAGGACAGTGTGGCGGTGGGTCTGCCCAAGGCGCGCGTCTGG AATCGGCCTTATCGTTGATGGAGTAAAAAACAAGTCATAA
- the LOC114441180 gene encoding G-protein coupled receptor 183-like: MTGSLKGEVPLSVDFHSPEDYIIFIFQILFATTTVLVAGTVVIGISATRALRLQNRFIFMLNTSICDTLVGFSVYYLGLFDVQEGYPSRNGTYNVLPSLLGVNILTFMFAQFDRYFAVCHPFIYSRFITRQFVICVNIYCWVYNFAHLLARNLLPVSKATQLYVFSIIFFQLIVLTKVVMTIKLYVIARYQLERDPPSAEKENKKESLRIIIFVVISFLVLWCPSFVNIIIKFVAGGGLTFRNEATNLFAILARFNAVCTPSVYLWGSPALRQATMKTLWGRVCPRCKRR, translated from the coding sequence ATGACAGGCTCCCTGAAAGGAGAAGTTCCTCTTTCGGTGGACTTCCACAGTCCTGAGGATTACATCATCTTTATTTTCCAGATTTTATTTGCTACAACCACAGTTCTCGTTGCAGGAACAGTGGTCATTGGTATCTCGGCTACCCGAGCGCTGCGCCTCCAGAACAGGTTCATTTTCATGCTGAACACCAGCATCTGTGACACGCTGGTGGGCTTCTCTGTGTATTATCTGGGTCTGTTTGATGTGCAGGAGGGATATCCGTCTAGAAACGGAACATACAATGTTTTACCATCTCTTCTAGGAGTCAACATTTTGACCTTTATGTTCGCACAGTTCGACAGATATTTTGCTGTGTGCCATCCATTCATCTACAGCCGCTTCATAACGAGACAGTTTGTGATTTGTGTCAACATCTACTGCTGGGTTTATAACTTTGCGCATCTGCTCGCCAGAAATCTGTTGCCCGTTTCTAAAGCCACACAGCTGTACGTGTTCAGCATCATCTTCTTTCAACTAATCGTGCTCACCAAAGTAGTCATGACCATCAAACTGTATGTTATTGCCAGGTATCAGCTGGAGAGGGACCCTCCCAGCGCGGAGAAGGAAAACAAGAAAGAATCACTGAGAATAATCATCTTTGTTGTCATAAGCTTTCTGGTGCTGTGGTGTCCCTCTTTTGTTAATATTATCATCAAGTTTGTGGCGGGAGGAGGGCTGACGTTTAGAAACGAGGCCACAAATCTGTTCGCCATCCTGGCTCGTTTTAACGCCGTGTGCACCCCGTCTGTGTACCTGTGGGGGAGTCCGGCTCTGAGACAGGCCACGATGAAGACATTATGGGGCAGAGTGTGTCCCAGATGCAAGAGGAGGTAA
- the LOC114441182 gene encoding olfactory receptor 4K17-like, whose translation MLLSNSTEPLAAGVPLSVNFDSPVDYVIFIFQLFFATTAVLIAGPIVITILATHTLRLQNRFIFMLNTSICDTLVGFSVYYLGLFDVQEGYPSRNGTYGMLPSLLGVNMMTFLFAQFDRYFAVCHPFIYTRFVTRRVVISANVYCWFHVYCQMIVSLFLPVSKAIQLYVFSIVSLQVIVLTKVAMTIKLYIIARYQLQRDPPSAEKENNKESLRIIIFVVISFLLLWCPSFINIVLRLAAGSGWTFRNEATNLFAIMARFNAVCTPAVYLWGSPALRKALMRTVWHRVCPTCRNR comes from the coding sequence ATGCTCCTCTCCAACTCCACAGAGCCTCTAGCTGCAGGAGTGCCTCTCTCTGTGAACTTTGACAGTCCTGTGGATTATGTCATTTTTatatttcagctttttttcGCTACAACTGCAGTGCTGATAGCTGGTCCTATTGTCATCACCATTTTAGCCACGCATACGCTGCGCCTACAGAACAGGTTCATTTTCATGCTGAACACCAGCATCTGTGACACGCTGGTGGGCTTTTCTGTGTATTATCTGGGTCTGTTTGATGTGCAAGAGGGATATCCTTCGAGAAATGGCACATATGGTATGTTGCCTTCTCTTCTCGGGGTaaacatgatgacatttttattcGCACAGTTTGACCGTTACTTTGCTGTGTGTCATCCCTTCATCTACACCCGCTTTGTAACCAGGCGGGTTGTTATTTCTGCAAATGTCTACTGTTGGTTTCATGTTTACTGTCAGATGATTGTTTCACTCTTCTTGCCAGTTTCCAAGGCCATACAGCTGTATGTGTTCAGTATTGTCAGTTTACAAGTCATCGTGCTCACCAAAGTCGCAATGACGATCAAACTGTATATCATCGCCAGGTACCAGCTGCAGAGGGACCCTCCGAGcgcagagaaagaaaacaacaaggaGTCGCTGAGAATCATAATATTCGTTGTCATAAGCTTCTTATTATTGTGGTGCCCCTCTTTCATTAACATCGTCCTCAGACTGGCAGCAGGGAGCGGGTGGACATTTAGGAACGAGGCCACCAATCTATTCGCCATCATGGCGCGTTTCAACGCGGTGTGCACACCGGCGGTGTATCTATGGGGGAGTCCGGCACTGAGGAAGGCCTTAATGAGGACAGTCTGGCACAGAGTGTGCCCAACATGCAGGAATAGGTAA